One window of Quercus robur chromosome 5, dhQueRobu3.1, whole genome shotgun sequence genomic DNA carries:
- the LOC126725459 gene encoding sulfite exporter TauE/SafE family protein 3-like isoform X3, producing MAGNGSEWWRSRLIGMVALLVMASMYVVIKESSEHKVSSYKVTEEVETHFVMKVSDSPGHHNKSSHPYVHIWPLEIYGQKMKFGWKIVVGAIIGFFGAAFGSVGGVGGGGIFVPMLTLIIGFDQKSSTALSKCMIMGGAAATVFYNLRQRHPTLDLPIIDYNLALLFQPMLVLGISIGVSFNVIFAEWMITVLLIIIFIVMSTKAFLKGVETWKKETITKKEAAQRLQSNDVELRPLPEGQSNDAHTETKDSKKSEVQVSILENIYWKELGIIVAVWVVVLALQIAKNYTTTCSVPYWILNLLQIPVTVGATSYEAVGLYKGGRVIASRGEAGTNLRLHQLVLYCVCGIVAGIIGGLLGLGGGFILGPLFLELGIPPQVSSATATFAMAFSSSMSVVEYYLLKRFPHPYALYFFAVAIIAALVGQYVVTKVIAMIGRASLIIFILAVTIFISAILLGGVGIDRMIKKIEHKDHLGFYSLCK from the exons ATGGCTGGGAATGGATCAGAATGGTGGAGATCAAGATTGATTGGAATGGTTGCTTTGCTTGTTATGGCTTCTATGTATGTTGTCATAAAAGAAAGTTCGGAACACAAAGTTTCAAGTTACAAAGTGACTGAAGAGGTTGAAACTCATTTTGTAATGAAAGTATCAGACTCCCCAGGCCACCATAATAAATCAAGTCATCCATATGTACATATTTGGCCA CTTGAGATATATGGACAGAAAATGAAATTTGGCTGGAAGATAGTGGTGGGAGCAATAATTGGATTCTTTGGGGCAGCGTTTGGGAGTGTGGGAGGAGTTGGTGGGGGTGGAATTTTTGTTCCAATGCTAACCTTGATTATTGGGTTTGATCAGAAATCATCAACTGCTCTATCAAAAT GTATGATCATGGGGGGAGCAGCTGCAACAGTTTTCTACAATTTAAGGCAAAGGCATCCCACCCTTGACCTGCCCATCATTGACTATAACTTGGCTCTTCTATTTCAACCAATGTTGGTGCTGGGAATTAGTATTGGAGTTTCTTTCAATGTGATTTTTGCTGAGTGGATGATCACAGTATTGTTAATTATCATCTTCATAG TTATGTCAACTAAGGCTTTCCTCAAGGGTGTTGAGACATGGAAAAAGGAAACCATAACTAAAAAG GAGGCTGCTCAACGCTTGCAATCAAATG ATGTTGAACTCAGACCCCTACCTGAAGGCCAGAGCAATGATGCTCATACAGAAACCAAGGACTCAAAAAAATCAGAG GTCCAGGTTTCTATTCTTGAGAACATTTACTGGAAGGAACTTGGAATTATTGTTGCTGTCTGGGTCGTAGTCCTTGCATTGCAGATTGCCAAG AATTACACAACAACTTGTTCAGTGCCATATTGGATCTTAAACCTCTTGCAG ATCCCTGTGACAGTTGGAGCGACATCATATGAGGCTGTTGGCCTGTACAAAGGGGGGAGAGTGATTGCATCAAGGGGAGAAGCAGGCACAAATTTGCGACTACACCAGCTGGTTCTTTATTGTGTCTGTGGCATTGTAGCTGGAATTATTGGTGGGTTGCTAGGTCTTGGTGGAGGGTTCATTTTGGGTCCACTGTTTCTGGAGCTGGGAATCCCTCCTCAG GTGTCAAGTGCCACAGCCACATTTGCCATGGCATTTTCCTCATCCATGTCTGTGGTGGAATACTATCTTCTAAAACGCTTCCCTCATCCTTATG CTCTCTACTTTTTTGCTGTGGCGATCATTGCTGCTCTCGTTGGACAATATGTGGTAACAAAAGTGATTGCAATGATAGGGAGAGCATCTTTGATTATCTTCATTTTGGCTGTCACAATTTTTATAAGCGCAATATTACTAG GTGGGGTTGGCATAGATCGCATGATCAAAAAGATTGAGCACAAGGACCACTTGGGATTTTATAGCCTCTGCAAATAG
- the LOC126725459 gene encoding sulfite exporter TauE/SafE family protein 3-like isoform X2 encodes MAGNGSEWWRSRLIGMVALLVMASMYVVIKESSEHKVSSYKVTEEVETHFVMKVSDSPGHHNKSSHPYVHIWPLEIYGQKMKFGWKIVVGAIIGFFGAAFGSVGGVGGGGIFVPMLTLIIGFDQKSSTALSKCMIMGGAAATVFYNLRQRHPTLDLPIIDYNLALLFQPMLVLGISIGVSFNVIFAEWMITVLLIIIFIVMSTKAFLKGVETWKKETITKKEAAQRLQSNGIGSADVELRPLPEGQSNDAHTETKDSKKSEVSILENIYWKELGIIVAVWVVVLALQIAKNYTTTCSVPYWILNLLQIPVTVGATSYEAVGLYKGGRVIASRGEAGTNLRLHQLVLYCVCGIVAGIIGGLLGLGGGFILGPLFLELGIPPQVSSATATFAMAFSSSMSVVEYYLLKRFPHPYALYFFAVAIIAALVGQYVVTKVIAMIGRASLIIFILAVTIFISAILLGGVGIDRMIKKIEHKDHLGFYSLCK; translated from the exons ATGGCTGGGAATGGATCAGAATGGTGGAGATCAAGATTGATTGGAATGGTTGCTTTGCTTGTTATGGCTTCTATGTATGTTGTCATAAAAGAAAGTTCGGAACACAAAGTTTCAAGTTACAAAGTGACTGAAGAGGTTGAAACTCATTTTGTAATGAAAGTATCAGACTCCCCAGGCCACCATAATAAATCAAGTCATCCATATGTACATATTTGGCCA CTTGAGATATATGGACAGAAAATGAAATTTGGCTGGAAGATAGTGGTGGGAGCAATAATTGGATTCTTTGGGGCAGCGTTTGGGAGTGTGGGAGGAGTTGGTGGGGGTGGAATTTTTGTTCCAATGCTAACCTTGATTATTGGGTTTGATCAGAAATCATCAACTGCTCTATCAAAAT GTATGATCATGGGGGGAGCAGCTGCAACAGTTTTCTACAATTTAAGGCAAAGGCATCCCACCCTTGACCTGCCCATCATTGACTATAACTTGGCTCTTCTATTTCAACCAATGTTGGTGCTGGGAATTAGTATTGGAGTTTCTTTCAATGTGATTTTTGCTGAGTGGATGATCACAGTATTGTTAATTATCATCTTCATAG TTATGTCAACTAAGGCTTTCCTCAAGGGTGTTGAGACATGGAAAAAGGAAACCATAACTAAAAAG GAGGCTGCTCAACGCTTGCAATCAAATG GTATTGGTAGTGCAGATGTTGAACTCAGACCCCTACCTGAAGGCCAGAGCAATGATGCTCATACAGAAACCAAGGACTCAAAAAAATCAGAG GTTTCTATTCTTGAGAACATTTACTGGAAGGAACTTGGAATTATTGTTGCTGTCTGGGTCGTAGTCCTTGCATTGCAGATTGCCAAG AATTACACAACAACTTGTTCAGTGCCATATTGGATCTTAAACCTCTTGCAG ATCCCTGTGACAGTTGGAGCGACATCATATGAGGCTGTTGGCCTGTACAAAGGGGGGAGAGTGATTGCATCAAGGGGAGAAGCAGGCACAAATTTGCGACTACACCAGCTGGTTCTTTATTGTGTCTGTGGCATTGTAGCTGGAATTATTGGTGGGTTGCTAGGTCTTGGTGGAGGGTTCATTTTGGGTCCACTGTTTCTGGAGCTGGGAATCCCTCCTCAG GTGTCAAGTGCCACAGCCACATTTGCCATGGCATTTTCCTCATCCATGTCTGTGGTGGAATACTATCTTCTAAAACGCTTCCCTCATCCTTATG CTCTCTACTTTTTTGCTGTGGCGATCATTGCTGCTCTCGTTGGACAATATGTGGTAACAAAAGTGATTGCAATGATAGGGAGAGCATCTTTGATTATCTTCATTTTGGCTGTCACAATTTTTATAAGCGCAATATTACTAG GTGGGGTTGGCATAGATCGCATGATCAAAAAGATTGAGCACAAGGACCACTTGGGATTTTATAGCCTCTGCAAATAG
- the LOC126725459 gene encoding sulfite exporter TauE/SafE family protein 3-like isoform X1 — MAGNGSEWWRSRLIGMVALLVMASMYVVIKESSEHKVSSYKVTEEVETHFVMKVSDSPGHHNKSSHPYVHIWPLEIYGQKMKFGWKIVVGAIIGFFGAAFGSVGGVGGGGIFVPMLTLIIGFDQKSSTALSKCMIMGGAAATVFYNLRQRHPTLDLPIIDYNLALLFQPMLVLGISIGVSFNVIFAEWMITVLLIIIFIVMSTKAFLKGVETWKKETITKKEAAQRLQSNGIGSADVELRPLPEGQSNDAHTETKDSKKSEVQVSILENIYWKELGIIVAVWVVVLALQIAKNYTTTCSVPYWILNLLQIPVTVGATSYEAVGLYKGGRVIASRGEAGTNLRLHQLVLYCVCGIVAGIIGGLLGLGGGFILGPLFLELGIPPQVSSATATFAMAFSSSMSVVEYYLLKRFPHPYALYFFAVAIIAALVGQYVVTKVIAMIGRASLIIFILAVTIFISAILLGGVGIDRMIKKIEHKDHLGFYSLCK, encoded by the exons ATGGCTGGGAATGGATCAGAATGGTGGAGATCAAGATTGATTGGAATGGTTGCTTTGCTTGTTATGGCTTCTATGTATGTTGTCATAAAAGAAAGTTCGGAACACAAAGTTTCAAGTTACAAAGTGACTGAAGAGGTTGAAACTCATTTTGTAATGAAAGTATCAGACTCCCCAGGCCACCATAATAAATCAAGTCATCCATATGTACATATTTGGCCA CTTGAGATATATGGACAGAAAATGAAATTTGGCTGGAAGATAGTGGTGGGAGCAATAATTGGATTCTTTGGGGCAGCGTTTGGGAGTGTGGGAGGAGTTGGTGGGGGTGGAATTTTTGTTCCAATGCTAACCTTGATTATTGGGTTTGATCAGAAATCATCAACTGCTCTATCAAAAT GTATGATCATGGGGGGAGCAGCTGCAACAGTTTTCTACAATTTAAGGCAAAGGCATCCCACCCTTGACCTGCCCATCATTGACTATAACTTGGCTCTTCTATTTCAACCAATGTTGGTGCTGGGAATTAGTATTGGAGTTTCTTTCAATGTGATTTTTGCTGAGTGGATGATCACAGTATTGTTAATTATCATCTTCATAG TTATGTCAACTAAGGCTTTCCTCAAGGGTGTTGAGACATGGAAAAAGGAAACCATAACTAAAAAG GAGGCTGCTCAACGCTTGCAATCAAATG GTATTGGTAGTGCAGATGTTGAACTCAGACCCCTACCTGAAGGCCAGAGCAATGATGCTCATACAGAAACCAAGGACTCAAAAAAATCAGAG GTCCAGGTTTCTATTCTTGAGAACATTTACTGGAAGGAACTTGGAATTATTGTTGCTGTCTGGGTCGTAGTCCTTGCATTGCAGATTGCCAAG AATTACACAACAACTTGTTCAGTGCCATATTGGATCTTAAACCTCTTGCAG ATCCCTGTGACAGTTGGAGCGACATCATATGAGGCTGTTGGCCTGTACAAAGGGGGGAGAGTGATTGCATCAAGGGGAGAAGCAGGCACAAATTTGCGACTACACCAGCTGGTTCTTTATTGTGTCTGTGGCATTGTAGCTGGAATTATTGGTGGGTTGCTAGGTCTTGGTGGAGGGTTCATTTTGGGTCCACTGTTTCTGGAGCTGGGAATCCCTCCTCAG GTGTCAAGTGCCACAGCCACATTTGCCATGGCATTTTCCTCATCCATGTCTGTGGTGGAATACTATCTTCTAAAACGCTTCCCTCATCCTTATG CTCTCTACTTTTTTGCTGTGGCGATCATTGCTGCTCTCGTTGGACAATATGTGGTAACAAAAGTGATTGCAATGATAGGGAGAGCATCTTTGATTATCTTCATTTTGGCTGTCACAATTTTTATAAGCGCAATATTACTAG GTGGGGTTGGCATAGATCGCATGATCAAAAAGATTGAGCACAAGGACCACTTGGGATTTTATAGCCTCTGCAAATAG
- the LOC126725459 gene encoding sulfite exporter TauE/SafE family protein 3-like isoform X4, with protein MAGNGSEWWRSRLIGMVALLVMASMYVVIKESSEHKVSSYKVTEEVETHFVMKVSDSPGHHNKSSHPYVHIWPKMKFGWKIVVGAIIGFFGAAFGSVGGVGGGGIFVPMLTLIIGFDQKSSTALSKCMIMGGAAATVFYNLRQRHPTLDLPIIDYNLALLFQPMLVLGISIGVSFNVIFAEWMITVLLIIIFIVMSTKAFLKGVETWKKETITKKEAAQRLQSNGIGSADVELRPLPEGQSNDAHTETKDSKKSEVQVSILENIYWKELGIIVAVWVVVLALQIAKNYTTTCSVPYWILNLLQIPVTVGATSYEAVGLYKGGRVIASRGEAGTNLRLHQLVLYCVCGIVAGIIGGLLGLGGGFILGPLFLELGIPPQVSSATATFAMAFSSSMSVVEYYLLKRFPHPYALYFFAVAIIAALVGQYVVTKVIAMIGRASLIIFILAVTIFISAILLGGVGIDRMIKKIEHKDHLGFYSLCK; from the exons ATGGCTGGGAATGGATCAGAATGGTGGAGATCAAGATTGATTGGAATGGTTGCTTTGCTTGTTATGGCTTCTATGTATGTTGTCATAAAAGAAAGTTCGGAACACAAAGTTTCAAGTTACAAAGTGACTGAAGAGGTTGAAACTCATTTTGTAATGAAAGTATCAGACTCCCCAGGCCACCATAATAAATCAAGTCATCCATATGTACATATTTGGCCA AAAATGAAATTTGGCTGGAAGATAGTGGTGGGAGCAATAATTGGATTCTTTGGGGCAGCGTTTGGGAGTGTGGGAGGAGTTGGTGGGGGTGGAATTTTTGTTCCAATGCTAACCTTGATTATTGGGTTTGATCAGAAATCATCAACTGCTCTATCAAAAT GTATGATCATGGGGGGAGCAGCTGCAACAGTTTTCTACAATTTAAGGCAAAGGCATCCCACCCTTGACCTGCCCATCATTGACTATAACTTGGCTCTTCTATTTCAACCAATGTTGGTGCTGGGAATTAGTATTGGAGTTTCTTTCAATGTGATTTTTGCTGAGTGGATGATCACAGTATTGTTAATTATCATCTTCATAG TTATGTCAACTAAGGCTTTCCTCAAGGGTGTTGAGACATGGAAAAAGGAAACCATAACTAAAAAG GAGGCTGCTCAACGCTTGCAATCAAATG GTATTGGTAGTGCAGATGTTGAACTCAGACCCCTACCTGAAGGCCAGAGCAATGATGCTCATACAGAAACCAAGGACTCAAAAAAATCAGAG GTCCAGGTTTCTATTCTTGAGAACATTTACTGGAAGGAACTTGGAATTATTGTTGCTGTCTGGGTCGTAGTCCTTGCATTGCAGATTGCCAAG AATTACACAACAACTTGTTCAGTGCCATATTGGATCTTAAACCTCTTGCAG ATCCCTGTGACAGTTGGAGCGACATCATATGAGGCTGTTGGCCTGTACAAAGGGGGGAGAGTGATTGCATCAAGGGGAGAAGCAGGCACAAATTTGCGACTACACCAGCTGGTTCTTTATTGTGTCTGTGGCATTGTAGCTGGAATTATTGGTGGGTTGCTAGGTCTTGGTGGAGGGTTCATTTTGGGTCCACTGTTTCTGGAGCTGGGAATCCCTCCTCAG GTGTCAAGTGCCACAGCCACATTTGCCATGGCATTTTCCTCATCCATGTCTGTGGTGGAATACTATCTTCTAAAACGCTTCCCTCATCCTTATG CTCTCTACTTTTTTGCTGTGGCGATCATTGCTGCTCTCGTTGGACAATATGTGGTAACAAAAGTGATTGCAATGATAGGGAGAGCATCTTTGATTATCTTCATTTTGGCTGTCACAATTTTTATAAGCGCAATATTACTAG GTGGGGTTGGCATAGATCGCATGATCAAAAAGATTGAGCACAAGGACCACTTGGGATTTTATAGCCTCTGCAAATAG
- the LOC126725459 gene encoding sulfite exporter TauE/SafE family protein 3-like isoform X5 — protein sequence MAGNGSEWWRSRLIGMVALLVMASMYVVIKESSEHKVSSYKVTEEVETHFVMKVSDSPGHHNKSSHPYVHIWPLEIYGQKMKFGWKIVVGAIIGFFGAAFGSVGGVGGGGIFVPMLTLIIGFDQKSSTALSKCMIMGGAAATVFYNLRQRHPTLDLPIIDYNLALLFQPMLVLGISIGVSFNVIFAEWMITVLLIIIFIVMSTKAFLKGVETWKKETITKKEAAQRLQSNDVELRPLPEGQSNDAHTETKDSKKSEVSILENIYWKELGIIVAVWVVVLALQIAKNYTTTCSVPYWILNLLQIPVTVGATSYEAVGLYKGGRVIASRGEAGTNLRLHQLVLYCVCGIVAGIIGGLLGLGGGFILGPLFLELGIPPQVSSATATFAMAFSSSMSVVEYYLLKRFPHPYALYFFAVAIIAALVGQYVVTKVIAMIGRASLIIFILAVTIFISAILLGGVGIDRMIKKIEHKDHLGFYSLCK from the exons ATGGCTGGGAATGGATCAGAATGGTGGAGATCAAGATTGATTGGAATGGTTGCTTTGCTTGTTATGGCTTCTATGTATGTTGTCATAAAAGAAAGTTCGGAACACAAAGTTTCAAGTTACAAAGTGACTGAAGAGGTTGAAACTCATTTTGTAATGAAAGTATCAGACTCCCCAGGCCACCATAATAAATCAAGTCATCCATATGTACATATTTGGCCA CTTGAGATATATGGACAGAAAATGAAATTTGGCTGGAAGATAGTGGTGGGAGCAATAATTGGATTCTTTGGGGCAGCGTTTGGGAGTGTGGGAGGAGTTGGTGGGGGTGGAATTTTTGTTCCAATGCTAACCTTGATTATTGGGTTTGATCAGAAATCATCAACTGCTCTATCAAAAT GTATGATCATGGGGGGAGCAGCTGCAACAGTTTTCTACAATTTAAGGCAAAGGCATCCCACCCTTGACCTGCCCATCATTGACTATAACTTGGCTCTTCTATTTCAACCAATGTTGGTGCTGGGAATTAGTATTGGAGTTTCTTTCAATGTGATTTTTGCTGAGTGGATGATCACAGTATTGTTAATTATCATCTTCATAG TTATGTCAACTAAGGCTTTCCTCAAGGGTGTTGAGACATGGAAAAAGGAAACCATAACTAAAAAG GAGGCTGCTCAACGCTTGCAATCAAATG ATGTTGAACTCAGACCCCTACCTGAAGGCCAGAGCAATGATGCTCATACAGAAACCAAGGACTCAAAAAAATCAGAG GTTTCTATTCTTGAGAACATTTACTGGAAGGAACTTGGAATTATTGTTGCTGTCTGGGTCGTAGTCCTTGCATTGCAGATTGCCAAG AATTACACAACAACTTGTTCAGTGCCATATTGGATCTTAAACCTCTTGCAG ATCCCTGTGACAGTTGGAGCGACATCATATGAGGCTGTTGGCCTGTACAAAGGGGGGAGAGTGATTGCATCAAGGGGAGAAGCAGGCACAAATTTGCGACTACACCAGCTGGTTCTTTATTGTGTCTGTGGCATTGTAGCTGGAATTATTGGTGGGTTGCTAGGTCTTGGTGGAGGGTTCATTTTGGGTCCACTGTTTCTGGAGCTGGGAATCCCTCCTCAG GTGTCAAGTGCCACAGCCACATTTGCCATGGCATTTTCCTCATCCATGTCTGTGGTGGAATACTATCTTCTAAAACGCTTCCCTCATCCTTATG CTCTCTACTTTTTTGCTGTGGCGATCATTGCTGCTCTCGTTGGACAATATGTGGTAACAAAAGTGATTGCAATGATAGGGAGAGCATCTTTGATTATCTTCATTTTGGCTGTCACAATTTTTATAAGCGCAATATTACTAG GTGGGGTTGGCATAGATCGCATGATCAAAAAGATTGAGCACAAGGACCACTTGGGATTTTATAGCCTCTGCAAATAG
- the LOC126725459 gene encoding sulfite exporter TauE/SafE family protein 3-like isoform X6, producing the protein MAGNGSEWWRSRLIGMVALLVMASMYVVIKESSEHKVSSYKVTEEVETHFVMKVSDSPGHHNKSSHPYVHIWPKMKFGWKIVVGAIIGFFGAAFGSVGGVGGGGIFVPMLTLIIGFDQKSSTALSKCMIMGGAAATVFYNLRQRHPTLDLPIIDYNLALLFQPMLVLGISIGVSFNVIFAEWMITVLLIIIFIVMSTKAFLKGVETWKKETITKKEAAQRLQSNGIGSADVELRPLPEGQSNDAHTETKDSKKSEVSILENIYWKELGIIVAVWVVVLALQIAKNYTTTCSVPYWILNLLQIPVTVGATSYEAVGLYKGGRVIASRGEAGTNLRLHQLVLYCVCGIVAGIIGGLLGLGGGFILGPLFLELGIPPQVSSATATFAMAFSSSMSVVEYYLLKRFPHPYALYFFAVAIIAALVGQYVVTKVIAMIGRASLIIFILAVTIFISAILLGGVGIDRMIKKIEHKDHLGFYSLCK; encoded by the exons ATGGCTGGGAATGGATCAGAATGGTGGAGATCAAGATTGATTGGAATGGTTGCTTTGCTTGTTATGGCTTCTATGTATGTTGTCATAAAAGAAAGTTCGGAACACAAAGTTTCAAGTTACAAAGTGACTGAAGAGGTTGAAACTCATTTTGTAATGAAAGTATCAGACTCCCCAGGCCACCATAATAAATCAAGTCATCCATATGTACATATTTGGCCA AAAATGAAATTTGGCTGGAAGATAGTGGTGGGAGCAATAATTGGATTCTTTGGGGCAGCGTTTGGGAGTGTGGGAGGAGTTGGTGGGGGTGGAATTTTTGTTCCAATGCTAACCTTGATTATTGGGTTTGATCAGAAATCATCAACTGCTCTATCAAAAT GTATGATCATGGGGGGAGCAGCTGCAACAGTTTTCTACAATTTAAGGCAAAGGCATCCCACCCTTGACCTGCCCATCATTGACTATAACTTGGCTCTTCTATTTCAACCAATGTTGGTGCTGGGAATTAGTATTGGAGTTTCTTTCAATGTGATTTTTGCTGAGTGGATGATCACAGTATTGTTAATTATCATCTTCATAG TTATGTCAACTAAGGCTTTCCTCAAGGGTGTTGAGACATGGAAAAAGGAAACCATAACTAAAAAG GAGGCTGCTCAACGCTTGCAATCAAATG GTATTGGTAGTGCAGATGTTGAACTCAGACCCCTACCTGAAGGCCAGAGCAATGATGCTCATACAGAAACCAAGGACTCAAAAAAATCAGAG GTTTCTATTCTTGAGAACATTTACTGGAAGGAACTTGGAATTATTGTTGCTGTCTGGGTCGTAGTCCTTGCATTGCAGATTGCCAAG AATTACACAACAACTTGTTCAGTGCCATATTGGATCTTAAACCTCTTGCAG ATCCCTGTGACAGTTGGAGCGACATCATATGAGGCTGTTGGCCTGTACAAAGGGGGGAGAGTGATTGCATCAAGGGGAGAAGCAGGCACAAATTTGCGACTACACCAGCTGGTTCTTTATTGTGTCTGTGGCATTGTAGCTGGAATTATTGGTGGGTTGCTAGGTCTTGGTGGAGGGTTCATTTTGGGTCCACTGTTTCTGGAGCTGGGAATCCCTCCTCAG GTGTCAAGTGCCACAGCCACATTTGCCATGGCATTTTCCTCATCCATGTCTGTGGTGGAATACTATCTTCTAAAACGCTTCCCTCATCCTTATG CTCTCTACTTTTTTGCTGTGGCGATCATTGCTGCTCTCGTTGGACAATATGTGGTAACAAAAGTGATTGCAATGATAGGGAGAGCATCTTTGATTATCTTCATTTTGGCTGTCACAATTTTTATAAGCGCAATATTACTAG GTGGGGTTGGCATAGATCGCATGATCAAAAAGATTGAGCACAAGGACCACTTGGGATTTTATAGCCTCTGCAAATAG
- the LOC126725461 gene encoding uncharacterized protein LOC126725461: METTKDQEGGLLNQIVPPRLEDAGLEDCALPPDSIKEAFLRAATAVKSRASSIFATDLDDDDEGNCVEDPWTTAGANDMLVGLSPEHEDEADSGPCGKKKGNGVPEVGPDDVVVGGEAEERGSDVVVVGGGVGVRDGGGKACVEGLQGLKIGEKVKNGGNGDKEGEKKPIITEGFV, translated from the coding sequence atGGAAACAACGAAGGATCAAGAAGGTGGACTACTGAACCAGATCGTCCCTCCGCGACTCGAAGACGCAGGCCTCGAAGACTGTGCGCTCCCACCGGACTCGATTAAAGAAGCATTTCTCAGAGCCGCCACGGCCGTGAAGTCACGCGCCTCCTCAATCTTCGCCACTGATCTCGACGACGACGACGAAGGTAACTGCGTCGAGGATCCCTGGACCACCGCCGGCGCCAACGACATGCTGGTCGGACTTTCGCCGGAGCACGAAGATGAAGCGGATTCGGGGCCCTGCGGTAAGAAGAAGGGAAATGGAGTCCCGGAGGTGGGCCCGGACGACGTGGTGGTCGGCGGCGAGGCTGAGGAGAGGGGGAGtgatgtggtggtggtgggaggAGGAGTGGGTGTGAGAGATGGAGGTGGTAAAGCTTGTGTGGAAGGGTTGCAGGGTTTGAAGATTGGGGAGAAAGTGAAGAATGGTGGTAATGGTGATAAAGAAGGtgaaaaaaaaccaattataaCTGAGGGTtttgtttga
- the LOC126725463 gene encoding ras-related protein Rab7 → MASRRRMLLKVIILGDSGVGKTSLMNQYVNRKFSNQYKATIGADFLTKEVQFEDRLFTLQIWDTAGQERFQSLGVAFYRGADCCVLVYDVNVMKSFDNLNNWREEFLIQASPSDPENFPFVVLGNKIDVDGGNSRVVSEKKAKAWCASKGNIPYFETSAKEGFNVDDAFQCIAKNALKNEPEEEIYLPETIDVAGGGQQQRSTGCEC, encoded by the exons ATGGCTTCTCGTAGGCGCATGCTTTTAAAGGTCATTATCCTCGGCGACAGCGg GGTTGGCAAAACTTCTCTGATGAATCA GTATGTGAATCGTAAGTTTAGTAATCAGTACAAGGCGACGATTGGGGCGGATTTTCTGACTAAGGAAGTTCAGTTTGAAGATAGGTTGTTCACATTACAG ATTTGGGATACTGCTGGGCAAGAAAGGTTTCAGAGTCTTGGTGTGGCTTTCTACCGTGGTGCAGACTGCTGTGTTCTTGTGTATGATGTGAATGTCATGAAGTCATTTGACAATCTTAATAACTGGCGGGAAGAGTTTCTGATTCAG GCCAGCCCTTCTGACCCTGAAAACTTTCCGTTTGTTGTGTTGGGGAACAAGATAGATGTTGATGGTGGGAATAGCCGAGTG GTTTCTGAGAAGAAAGCCAAAGCATGGTGTGCTTCTAAGGGAAATATACCATACTTTGAGACCTCTGCAAAAGAAGGATTCAATGTTGATGATGCTTTCCAGTGTATAGCCAAAAATGCACTCAAGAATGAACCTGAAGAAGAAAT ATACCTGCCTGAAACCATTGATGTTGCGGGTGGTGGACAGCAGCAAAGATCTACGGGTTGTGAATGTTAG